A stretch of the Lactuca sativa cultivar Salinas chromosome 9, Lsat_Salinas_v11, whole genome shotgun sequence genome encodes the following:
- the LOC111915050 gene encoding uncharacterized protein LOC111915050 → MASSYSISSSLNRSSKKSTVNDPKTCDCGFPARILTSTTPKNPGRHFMVCNEGKCKYWKWLDVELVQMPLMEVVEGMKAELVALKTEVEKVKEDMEQMKKEKYSDAIAMKEKLYKFTIGFLFLIIVYMMK, encoded by the exons ATGGCTTCCTCCTACAGCATCTCATCCTCCCTCAATCGATCAAGCAAGAAATCCACAGTGAATGATCCAAAAACTTGTGATTGTGGGTTCCCTGCACGTATTCTAACATCAACAACACCAAAGAATCCAGGGAGGCATTTCATGGTGTGCAATGAG GGTAAATGCAAATATTGGAAATGGTTGGATGTAGAACTTGTACAGATGCCTCTGATGGAAGTGGTGGAGGGAATGAAAGCTGAATTAGTAGCATTGAAGACCGAAGTAGAGAAGGTGAAGGAAGACATGGAACAGATGAAGAAGGAAAAGTACTCTGATGCCATTGCAATGAAGGAGAAACTATATAAATTTACCATTGGATTTCTTTTTCTGATCATCGTGTATATGATGAAATGA
- the LOC111915049 gene encoding uncharacterized protein LOC111915049, whose protein sequence is MLICLNRLWGVTPCGYQKYEVRFTDVAYGVDLIAKKCACRIWQLTGIPCLHGVAAISYLNHDAEAYVSQSYTTEAYLKCYKYSINPLNSSEMWPDVPYHKPLPPKRRRLPGRPSVKRKRDAIERELSGSSRQTVSRRGSIIKCGICKEPGHNKKKCPSNQQSNTSVPSSSRGSGADPSLSRGNEGPPPPPPPPATQQPPPPPPAAPMPRRRVPVSRSGRRKYSERIIKQALRRQIPGVGSNADNPSVID, encoded by the exons ATGTTAATATGCTTAAACAGATTGTGGGGAGTTACTCCTTGTGGTTATCAAAAGTATGAGGTTAGATTCACTGATGTTGCATATGGAGTGGATCTAATTGCAAAGAAGTGTGCCTGTAGAATATGGCAACTTACAGGGATACCATGCTTACATGGAGTGGCAGCAATATCTTACTTGAATCATGATGCTGAGGCATATGTGTCCCAATCATACACTACCGAGGCTTACCTAAAATGCTACAAATATAGCATTAATCCTCTCAATAGTAGTGAAATGTGGCCAGATGTTCCATACCATAAGCCTTTGCCTCCCAAAAGAAGAAGATTACCTGGTAGGCCATCTGTGAAAAGGAAGAGGGATGCAATTGAACGAGAGTTGAGTGGATCAAGTAGACAAACTGTCTCAAGAAGGGGTAGCATAATAAAGTGTGGTATTTGTAAGGAACCAGGTCACAACAAGAAAAAGTGTCCATCTAACCAACAAAGCAATACATCAG TACCAAGTTCATCCAGGGGCAGTGGAGCAGACCCAAGTTTATCCAGGGGCAATGAAggaccaccacctcctccaccaccacctgcaaCCCAAcaacctcctccaccaccacctgcagCCCCCATGCCAAGAAGAAGGGTCCCAGTTAGTAGAAGTGGAAGGAGGAAATATTCTGAACGGATTATCAAACAAGCATTAAGGAGGCAGATACCTGGGGTTGGGAGTAATGCAGATAACCCTTCAGTTATTGATTAA